The following are from one region of the Cloacibacillus sp. genome:
- the kdpA gene encoding potassium-transporting ATPase subunit KdpA, whose amino-acid sequence MSSVIQYVAYVAILVGIALPLGSYIAKAMNGERVFLSPVLVPCENVIYRILGVDKDEDMGWKLYALCALAFSAVCLVGLTAMLMLQGHLPLNPERLPGLSWHLAFNTASSFVTNTNWQAYSGENTLSYFSQALSLTVQNFVSAGAGIAVLFALIRGIVRVKSKGIGSFWTDITRAVLYVMIPLSLVIAVALVSQGVMQNYLPYETVELMEPVTLEDGATVSQQIVPMGPQASQVAPKQLGTNGGGYNGANSANALENPTPFSNLLEMLALLVIPVALCFSYGRGVKDRRQGRAIFLAMFLVLIASLAIVGYCEQAATPQLAQGGNVDISSTMQPGGNMEGKESRFGIASSATWAVFTTAASNGSVNAMHDSFTPLGGLVPMLLMQLGEVIYGGVGCGLYGMIGFVILTVFIIGLMVGRTPEYLGKKIDPFEMRMAVLICLATPVAILIGSGIAALVPSVPASMNNPGPHGFSELLYAFSSAGGNNGSAFAGFNANTPFLNSAIGLVMLFVRFVPMTATLAIAGSLVTKKHTPESAGTLSTCNMTFVFLLILIVLLVGALSFFPALALGPIVEHLRMF is encoded by the coding sequence ATGAGTTCCGTGATACAGTATGTCGCCTATGTCGCAATTCTCGTGGGGATCGCGCTACCGCTTGGCAGCTATATCGCCAAGGCGATGAACGGCGAGAGAGTCTTTCTTTCACCGGTCCTTGTCCCCTGCGAGAACGTGATTTACAGAATTCTCGGCGTCGACAAGGATGAGGACATGGGCTGGAAGCTCTACGCGCTCTGCGCGCTGGCCTTCTCGGCGGTCTGCCTCGTCGGCCTCACCGCGATGCTGATGCTGCAGGGTCATCTGCCGCTCAATCCGGAGAGGCTCCCCGGCCTTAGCTGGCACCTGGCCTTCAACACCGCCTCCAGCTTCGTCACCAATACAAACTGGCAGGCCTATTCGGGAGAAAACACTCTGAGTTATTTCTCCCAGGCGCTCAGCCTGACGGTACAAAATTTTGTCTCCGCCGGCGCGGGGATCGCGGTGCTTTTCGCGCTGATACGCGGCATCGTAAGAGTTAAATCAAAGGGCATCGGCTCCTTCTGGACGGACATCACGCGCGCCGTTCTCTATGTGATGATCCCGCTTTCGCTGGTCATCGCCGTGGCGCTCGTCTCCCAGGGCGTGATGCAGAATTATCTGCCCTATGAGACGGTGGAGCTGATGGAGCCGGTCACGCTTGAGGACGGCGCCACGGTCTCGCAGCAAATCGTCCCGATGGGGCCGCAGGCAAGCCAGGTCGCGCCAAAGCAGCTCGGGACGAACGGCGGCGGGTATAACGGCGCAAACTCCGCGAATGCCCTTGAAAACCCCACCCCCTTCTCAAACCTGCTGGAGATGTTGGCGCTGCTGGTCATCCCCGTGGCGCTCTGTTTCTCATACGGCAGGGGCGTGAAGGACAGACGGCAGGGAAGGGCCATCTTCCTCGCCATGTTCCTCGTGCTCATCGCCTCGCTGGCGATCGTCGGATACTGTGAACAGGCGGCGACGCCGCAGCTGGCTCAGGGCGGGAATGTTGATATCAGCTCGACGATGCAGCCGGGCGGCAATATGGAGGGCAAGGAGAGCCGCTTCGGCATCGCCAGCTCCGCCACCTGGGCGGTATTTACGACCGCCGCCTCCAACGGTTCGGTCAACGCGATGCACGACAGCTTCACGCCGCTCGGCGGCCTCGTGCCGATGCTGCTGATGCAGCTGGGAGAGGTCATCTACGGAGGCGTAGGCTGCGGCCTCTACGGAATGATCGGCTTCGTGATCCTGACGGTCTTTATCATCGGGCTGATGGTCGGACGCACGCCGGAGTATCTCGGCAAGAAGATCGACCCCTTCGAAATGCGCATGGCCGTTCTCATCTGCCTCGCGACCCCCGTGGCGATCCTCATCGGCAGCGGTATCGCGGCGCTGGTGCCCTCGGTGCCCGCAAGCATGAACAACCCAGGCCCCCACGGTTTCTCGGAGCTGCTCTACGCCTTCTCCTCCGCGGGCGGCAACAACGGGTCGGCCTTCGCGGGATTCAACGCGAACACCCCGTTTCTCAATTCGGCGATCGGCCTCGTGATGCTCTTTGTACGTTTCGTCCCGATGACCGCGACGCTGGCGATCGCCGGCAGCCTGGTGACGAAGAAGCACACGCCGGAATCGGCGGGAACGCTCTCGACCTGCAATATGACGTTCGTATTCCTGCTCATCCTCATCGTGCTGCTTGTCGGCGCGCTCTCCTTCTTCCCGGCGCTGGCGCTAGGGCCGATCGTCGAGCACCTGAGAATGTTCTAG